DNA from Evansella sp. LMS18:
CCTTAGTTCTTCCTTTGGGGCGGTAAAGAGGAGAACACCAAGCAGAGATGCATGCTTCTGGTTTAAAAGTCTCCATGGAAGTTCAGGCGTGTTATTCTGAGGCGATCCTATCGTAACGATCCTGCCTCCAGTTTCAATCATATGCAGATTGCTTTCCAGGTTTTCACTCAGCGACATGTCTAGGATGATATGAACTCCTTTTCCGCCAGTGATTTCATTTACCTTCTCAACTACATTTTCTTCCTTATATAGAATGACACTGTCAGCGCCAGCTTCTTTGCAGATATCAGCTTTTTCTTTACTTCCGGCAGTAGCTATCACGTTAGCCCCGCAGGCTTTCGCCAGCTGAATAGCTGCATTGCCAACTGCTCCCGCTCCTCCATATACAAGAACTGTCTCATCAGGCTGGAGTCTTGCCCGGTAATGAAGGGATAAATGGGCTGTCATTAACGGCATGGCAAGGGCGGCTCCATCGGCATCAGTAAGATGTTCAGGCAGAGGAAACACGCTTTCTGCAGGCGCAATTACATATTCTGCCCCTGTGCCAGGGACGTTTGTCGCCCATACACGGTCGCCTTCTTTCACGAAAGGAACATTATCACCTGCAGCCTCGACAGTCCCGGCGATATCAAAATGAGGAATATGAGGAAATGATTCCACCTGTCTAATCCCTTTACGGAAATAAGTATCAACCGGGTTGATGCCGCTTCCTCCTGTTTTTATGAGAACCTCCCCAGACTTTACTTCCGGTTTATCCATTTCTTTGATCTGAAGAACTTCCGGACCCCCATATTTTTCGTACACAACTGCTTTCATTAAGTCCCACTCTCCTTTTAAAAAACCTTCTGTTTATATTGTAAAGAAAATTCAATAATAAATCACGAAATAGGCATTAGCGAGCCAGCTGCTTTACAGGAGAGTTGGAAACAGATTGAAAGTATGCTGAATTAATCGTAATGGACTCTCGTTCCTTGTGTCCAAGTTGCTTCATGGGGGTGCAAGCCGCCCCTGTTCATAATTTCCTTAATAATCTCTTTGTGGATCATGACTCCTTCCGCATTTAAATAAGGAGCTATCTGCTGTAAATTATGGTGAAAGAAAGCCAGCTCTTTATCAGACCAGGTTGTTTTTGACATCATGGACAGTTCAGTCATATCTCTTCCAACATACATAAAAAAATCCCCTTTCCTGCACCCGCTTTTATTAAGCGTTATTTTTGGCCAAACAAGATATAGTAATTGCTTTCATCAGAGCATTTATTGACTAATGTTATCCCGATGTAACCGTCCGTAAAACTCCCGCCTTAAAACATGAGTGGAAGCGAAGATGTTCAGGCGGGAGAGATAACGGACGCTAACATCCCGATTGGTTCAACTAACAATCAGTGGGGGGATGAATAACCCCCCCACTGATTGAAGGTTCACTTTATATGTTATAGTCTTTCTATAGGGCCAGAGGTGTATTCAGGATATTAAGTTGCAAAAGTGGATAATTCATTGTGTAATTACCATAAGTTAGTTTTCCAAGTACATAACTAAAATCACTAAAAGAAGCAGGAAAGGAATGTTGGACAATATGGCAGTTTCAGCAAAAAAGGTGGCACTAATAACCGGGAGCAGCAGAGGAATAGGTAAAAAAATCGCAATTAAACTGGCAGAAGAAGGATATAACATCGTAATTAATTTTGCCCGTAACAGAAGCAAGGCGGAGGAAACCGCAGAGGAAATAAGGGCATTAGGGGCAGAAGTGCTGACAGTGAAAGCAAATATAGCCAAAAAGGAAAAAGTGGAAGAACTTTTTGCGGAGATCGATGAAAAATTCGGCCGTCTTGATGTCCTGGTAAACAATGCTGCTTCAGGTGTTTTGAAACCATTAATGGAACTTGAGGAAAGCCATTGGGACTGGACGATGAACATAAATAATAAGGGGATGCTGTTTTGTTCTCAGCTTGCAGCTGAAAGAATGAAGAACAGGGAAGAAGGAGGGGCAATAGTAAGCCTCAGTTCACTTGGTTCCCAGCGTTACCTGGAAAATTACACTACAGTGGGAGTATCAAAAGCTGCTGTGGAAGCTTTAACAAGATATTTGGCAGTGGAGCTTGCGCAGTATAATATAAGTGTAAATGCCGTTTCTGGCGGAGCAGTAGATACAGACGCGCTGACTCATTTTCCGAACAGGGAAGAACTTTTAGAGGGAGCAAAGAGCCGGACACCAGCGGGCAGAATAGTGGAACCAGATGATCTTGCAGATGCAGTTATGTTTTTGCTTTCACCGAAGGCAAGAATGATCCGGGGACAGACTATCGTAGTGGACGGCGGCATTTCTCTGTTAACGTAAGACCTGGGGTTATGGCATAAACACCCAAAATAAAGCCATCGAAAGCGGCTGAAATAATTGGAAAATTTACTGGCTAAAAACAGCATGTTTTTTTAGAATAAAAACACCTTCTCAGGAAAAGATAATTTTTGTGGAGGTGATACTAATGGCTAGAAACCAACAACAACAACCAGGGCAAGCTCAAGCTTCAAGAACTAATGCTCAGCAAGTAAGACAGCAAAACGCTCAATCTGCTCAAGGGCAGAGCCAGCAGTTTGAATTTGCTAGCGAAACTGATGCACAGCAGGTACGCCAGCAAAACCAGCAATCAGCACAACGTAAGCAGCAAGCGTCAGCAGGCCGCCAGCAGCAACAGTAGTAAGGCAGCCTCCCTTTAAGTGAAGCTTTTTAAAAACCCCCTTTTCCCTTTGCGGGAAAGGGGGTTTTCTGTAAATATATTGCAATGGCAGGTACGAATCGTTTTAAATTTAATTAATCAATAGTATAATTAAAGAAATAGCAGAAAAAGATGGGCGGATTGGGTGCTTTATTCTTTTTATTGCCGGGTAAGGTATATTATAAAGTGAACCTTCAATAAGTGGGGGCTTTGTTCATCCCCCACTTATTGTTAGCTGA
Protein-coding regions in this window:
- a CDS encoding cytosolic protein, producing the protein MYVGRDMTELSMMSKTTWSDKELAFFHHNLQQIAPYLNAEGVMIHKEIIKEIMNRGGLHPHEATWTQGTRVHYD
- the fabL gene encoding enoyl-[acyl-carrier-protein] reductase FabL, with protein sequence MLDNMAVSAKKVALITGSSRGIGKKIAIKLAEEGYNIVINFARNRSKAEETAEEIRALGAEVLTVKANIAKKEKVEELFAEIDEKFGRLDVLVNNAASGVLKPLMELEESHWDWTMNINNKGMLFCSQLAAERMKNREEGGAIVSLSSLGSQRYLENYTTVGVSKAAVEALTRYLAVELAQYNISVNAVSGGAVDTDALTHFPNREELLEGAKSRTPAGRIVEPDDLADAVMFLLSPKARMIRGQTIVVDGGISLLT
- a CDS encoding NADPH:quinone reductase, giving the protein MKAVVYEKYGGPEVLQIKEMDKPEVKSGEVLIKTGGSGINPVDTYFRKGIRQVESFPHIPHFDIAGTVEAAGDNVPFVKEGDRVWATNVPGTGAEYVIAPAESVFPLPEHLTDADGAALAMPLMTAHLSLHYRARLQPDETVLVYGGAGAVGNAAIQLAKACGANVIATAGSKEKADICKEAGADSVILYKEENVVEKVNEITGGKGVHIILDMSLSENLESNLHMIETGGRIVTIGSPQNNTPELPWRLLNQKHASLLGVLLFTAPKEELRRAGEEITTLLEKKKIHSHIGKVFTFEEAAKAHRALENHEYNGSIVLTP
- a CDS encoding gamma-type small acid-soluble spore protein is translated as MARNQQQQPGQAQASRTNAQQVRQQNAQSAQGQSQQFEFASETDAQQVRQQNQQSAQRKQQASAGRQQQQ